A stretch of the Streptomyces sp. NBC_01428 genome encodes the following:
- a CDS encoding class F sortase has product MTLTVSFSLVAGIVWACSGSPDDSAVTAARGSDAAGGGPPPSAQAAPPPQARSRPVKIAIPSIFIEAPVVDLGLDKQGQLGAPPLTKPKEVGWFRGGPSPGEAGTSLIVGHRDTTTGPAIFLNLNALHRGDAVKVTRADNVTAVFTVDEVGKYAKDKFPNDKVYGNTKRPELRLMTCGGRFDKKHGYAANVVVFAHLASLKKRAT; this is encoded by the coding sequence ATGACGCTGACGGTGTCCTTCTCGCTGGTGGCCGGAATCGTCTGGGCGTGCTCCGGCTCGCCCGACGACTCCGCGGTCACCGCCGCCCGTGGCAGTGACGCCGCGGGCGGCGGGCCGCCGCCTTCGGCGCAGGCCGCGCCCCCGCCTCAGGCGCGTTCGCGGCCCGTGAAGATCGCCATTCCCTCCATCTTCATCGAGGCCCCGGTCGTCGACCTCGGTCTCGACAAGCAGGGGCAACTCGGCGCCCCGCCTCTGACCAAGCCGAAGGAGGTGGGCTGGTTCCGCGGCGGCCCGTCCCCCGGCGAGGCGGGAACGTCCCTGATCGTCGGTCACCGGGACACGACGACCGGACCGGCCATCTTCCTCAACCTCAACGCACTGCACCGGGGGGACGCGGTGAAGGTCACCCGGGCCGACAACGTGACCGCCGTCTTCACCGTCGACGAGGTCGGCAAGTACGCGAAGGACAAGTTCCCGAACGACAAGGTGTACGGGAATACGAAACGTCCGGAACTCCGGCTCATGACGTGTGGCGGTCGCTTCGACAAGAAGCACGGCTACGCGGCCAATGTGGTGGTCTTCGCCCACCTGGCCTCGCTCAAGAAACGCGCGACCTGA
- a CDS encoding SAM-dependent methyltransferase, which yields MNDQDPPPRLTRLTFQGPLSEARAARIVDRLAPAAPATVLDIGCGWGELMLRTLEVVKGASGLGVDVNAQDLARGRANAVARGLADRVTFVEESADGTERGPADLVLCLGATHALNGSEPPAHTAAALRALRGLVRPGGRVLLGETFWQRTPNRAELDAMWPGARVDELHDLAGLVDLAVASGFRPVWIETANSDEWDAFESGYQSDVEEWLAVHGDHPLADETRERVDRHRTSWLKGYRGVLGLAYLTLVPVDGRLVSDAA from the coding sequence ATGAATGATCAGGATCCTCCGCCACGGCTCACCCGCCTCACGTTCCAGGGCCCCCTCTCCGAGGCCCGAGCCGCACGGATCGTCGACAGACTCGCCCCGGCCGCACCGGCCACCGTCCTCGACATCGGGTGCGGCTGGGGCGAGTTGATGCTCCGCACGCTGGAGGTGGTGAAGGGCGCGTCCGGCCTCGGCGTCGATGTCAACGCCCAGGACCTGGCACGGGGACGCGCGAACGCCGTGGCGCGTGGACTGGCCGACCGCGTGACGTTCGTGGAGGAGTCCGCCGACGGTACGGAACGCGGCCCGGCCGACCTGGTGCTGTGTCTCGGGGCCACCCACGCGCTGAACGGTTCGGAACCTCCCGCGCACACCGCCGCCGCACTGCGCGCGCTGCGCGGACTGGTCCGTCCTGGCGGGCGGGTCCTCCTCGGCGAGACCTTCTGGCAGCGGACCCCGAACCGGGCCGAACTCGACGCGATGTGGCCGGGGGCCCGCGTCGACGAGCTGCACGATCTGGCCGGGCTCGTCGACCTCGCCGTGGCCTCCGGGTTTCGCCCGGTCTGGATCGAGACGGCGAACAGCGACGAATGGGACGCGTTCGAGTCCGGGTACCAGTCCGATGTGGAGGAGTGGCTCGCCGTCCACGGCGACCACCCGCTGGCGGACGAGACACGTGAGCGTGTGGACCGGCACCGTACGAGCTGGCTGAAGGGCTATCGGGGTGTACTCGGCCTGGCCTACCTCACGTTGGTCCCCGTCGACGGACGGCTCGTGTCCGACGCGGCCTGA
- a CDS encoding GH12 family glycosyl hydrolase domain-containing protein — protein sequence MIPVRSGARAALGVLAALILAAALTLVTGGTASADTVVCDTFGSTPIAGGKYIVQNNEWGDDTPQCLTVTGTGFNISTASHNVPTNGAPAAYPSVYAGCHYGNCSAGSGLPVQVSAFKDPRSTVSYRTTGGSWDAAYDIWLDSSPNPAGQNNGAEIMIWGAHSGPPQPAGSRIGTATLGGAGYDVWEGRLSNGGISWNVVSYVRRQATGSLDVHIADFTGDAAGRGYVDKAWYLTSVQFGFEPWVGGQGLAVDTFSFTTDGGGGTTPPPSGGSTVVGQAGNRCLDVKNGAAADGTVVQLWDCNGADAQKWARQGEALVNPGTSKCLDVSGGRTANGTLVQLWSCNGQGAQKWQINADGTFVNTQSGKCLDAVERGTAAGTRIQIWDCYGGGGTQPNQVWSMR from the coding sequence ATGATCCCTGTCCGCTCAGGTGCGCGCGCCGCACTGGGTGTGCTCGCGGCCCTGATACTCGCGGCCGCTCTGACCCTGGTGACCGGCGGAACGGCGAGCGCCGACACGGTGGTGTGCGACACGTTCGGCAGCACGCCGATCGCCGGCGGCAAGTACATCGTGCAGAACAACGAGTGGGGTGACGACACCCCGCAGTGCCTCACCGTCACCGGCACCGGTTTCAACATCAGCACGGCGAGCCACAACGTCCCGACGAACGGCGCCCCCGCCGCGTACCCGTCCGTCTACGCGGGCTGCCACTACGGCAACTGCAGCGCGGGCAGCGGCCTCCCGGTCCAGGTCAGCGCCTTCAAGGACCCGCGCAGTACCGTCTCCTACCGGACCACCGGCGGCTCCTGGGACGCGGCGTACGACATCTGGCTCGACTCCTCACCCAACCCGGCCGGGCAGAACAACGGCGCCGAGATCATGATCTGGGGCGCCCACTCCGGTCCGCCGCAGCCCGCCGGTTCGAGGATCGGCACCGCGACCCTCGGAGGCGCCGGATACGACGTGTGGGAAGGGCGGCTGTCCAACGGTGGCATCTCCTGGAACGTCGTGTCCTACGTGCGCCGGCAGGCCACCGGCTCGCTCGACGTGCACATCGCGGACTTCACCGGTGACGCGGCCGGCCGCGGGTACGTCGACAAGGCGTGGTACCTGACGAGCGTCCAGTTCGGCTTCGAGCCCTGGGTGGGCGGCCAGGGTCTGGCCGTGGACACCTTCTCCTTCACCACCGACGGGGGAGGCGGCACCACACCGCCCCCGTCCGGCGGCAGCACCGTCGTCGGCCAGGCCGGCAACCGCTGCCTGGACGTGAAGAACGGAGCGGCGGCGGACGGCACCGTCGTCCAGCTCTGGGACTGCAACGGCGCCGACGCGCAGAAGTGGGCCCGCCAGGGCGAAGCACTGGTGAACCCGGGGACCTCCAAGTGCCTCGACGTCTCCGGTGGCCGCACCGCCAACGGCACGCTCGTCCAGTTGTGGTCCTGCAACGGGCAGGGCGCGCAGAAGTGGCAGATCAACGCCGACGGCACGTTCGTCAACACGCAGTCCGGGAAGTGCCTGGACGCCGTGGAGCGTGGCACCGCGGCGGGCACCCGCATCCAGATCTGGGACTGCTACGGCGGGGGCGGCACCCAGCCGAACCAGGTGTGGAGCATGCGCTGA
- a CDS encoding cellulase family glycosylhydrolase, with translation MRHPPRYRVRRALVALLTAALTALVPLAAAGPVQAAVAPSPSSAVAAASGAGYWHTDGRRILDAQNQPVRMAGVNWFGFETANYVAHGLWSRDYKSMIDQMKTLGYNTIRLPYSDDIFKGTQPNGITYANGLNTDLAGLNSLQVMDKIVDYAGSIGLKVVLDRHRPDSSGQSALWYTSAVPETTWISDLKALAARYQGNTAVIGIDLHNEPHDPACWGCGDTSLDWRLAAERAGNAVLSVNPGLLIFVEGVQTVNGQSNWWGGNLAGVASAPVRLSVADRLVYSAHDYATSVAQQPWFSDPSFPANMPAIWDKNWGYIFKQNIAPVWLGEFGTTLQSTVDQKWLAALVDYLRPTSTYGADSFNWTFWSWNPDSGDTGGILKDDWQTVDTVKDGYLASIKAPGFTGGGGGGGGDTTAPSTPSGLAVTATTASSVSLSWKPSTDDTAVAGYDVYRGTGRVGQVTGTSFTDTGLTAGTRYDYTVRARDAAGNTSPASASVAATTTGTGGGSAGCKATYKVSSDWGSGFNADITVTNTGTSATKSWQVSWDWPGSQTVSGMWNASYSQVGRTVTASNADHNGAIAAGASTGFGFGAAPGGAGTPVLNCRAT, from the coding sequence ATGCGTCATCCACCCCGCTACCGCGTCAGACGCGCCCTGGTCGCGCTCCTCACCGCGGCGCTCACCGCTCTCGTCCCGCTCGCGGCGGCAGGACCCGTGCAGGCGGCCGTCGCCCCCTCGCCCAGCTCGGCCGTGGCAGCCGCCTCCGGCGCCGGGTACTGGCACACCGACGGCCGCCGGATCCTCGACGCGCAGAACCAGCCGGTGCGGATGGCCGGCGTCAACTGGTTCGGGTTCGAGACGGCCAACTACGTCGCGCACGGCCTCTGGTCGCGCGACTACAAGTCCATGATCGACCAGATGAAGACGCTGGGCTACAACACCATCCGCCTGCCCTACAGCGACGACATCTTCAAGGGCACCCAGCCCAACGGCATCACCTACGCCAACGGCCTGAACACCGACCTGGCGGGCCTCAACTCGCTCCAGGTGATGGACAAGATCGTCGATTACGCGGGGTCGATCGGCCTCAAGGTCGTCCTCGACCGTCATCGCCCCGACTCCTCGGGCCAGTCGGCGCTCTGGTACACCTCCGCCGTCCCCGAGACGACCTGGATCTCCGACCTCAAGGCACTGGCGGCGCGCTACCAGGGCAACACGGCGGTGATCGGCATCGACCTGCACAACGAGCCCCACGACCCCGCCTGTTGGGGATGCGGAGACACGAGCCTCGACTGGCGGCTCGCCGCCGAGCGGGCCGGCAACGCGGTCCTCTCCGTCAATCCCGGTCTGCTGATATTCGTCGAGGGCGTGCAGACGGTGAACGGTCAGAGCAACTGGTGGGGAGGCAACCTCGCCGGGGTCGCCTCGGCACCGGTACGCCTGAGCGTCGCCGACCGCCTCGTCTACTCGGCCCACGACTACGCCACCAGCGTCGCCCAGCAACCGTGGTTCAGCGACCCGTCGTTCCCGGCGAACATGCCGGCCATCTGGGACAAGAACTGGGGCTACATCTTCAAGCAGAACATCGCCCCCGTCTGGCTCGGCGAGTTCGGCACCACACTGCAGTCGACGGTGGACCAGAAGTGGCTCGCGGCTCTCGTCGACTATCTGCGCCCGACGAGCACGTACGGCGCGGACAGCTTCAACTGGACCTTCTGGTCATGGAATCCGGACTCAGGCGACACCGGCGGCATCCTCAAGGACGACTGGCAGACCGTGGACACGGTCAAGGACGGCTACCTCGCCTCCATCAAGGCCCCGGGATTCACCGGGGGCGGGGGAGGGGGAGGCGGTGACACGACCGCGCCGTCGACGCCGAGCGGACTCGCGGTCACCGCGACCACCGCGTCGAGTGTGTCCTTGTCGTGGAAACCGTCCACCGACGACACCGCGGTGGCGGGCTACGACGTCTACCGCGGCACCGGCAGGGTCGGTCAGGTGACGGGCACGTCCTTCACCGACACGGGCCTCACCGCGGGGACCCGTTACGACTACACGGTGCGGGCCCGTGACGCGGCCGGCAACACCTCCCCGGCGTCCGCTTCGGTCGCCGCGACGACCACCGGCACCGGGGGCGGCTCGGCCGGCTGCAAGGCCACCTACAAGGTCAGCAGCGACTGGGGCAGCGGGTTCAACGCCGACATCACGGTCACCAACACGGGCACCTCGGCGACCAAGTCGTGGCAGGTCAGCTGGGACTGGCCGGGAAGCCAGACCGTCTCCGGGATGTGGAACGCCTCCTACAGCCAGGTCGGCAGGACGGTGACCGCGAGCAACGCCGACCACAACGGCGCCATCGCGGCCGGCGCCTCCACCGGCTTCGGCTTCGGCGCCGCGCCGGGCGGGGCCGGTACGCCCGTACTGAACTGCCGTGCCACATAG
- a CDS encoding glycoside hydrolase family 6 protein: MPSRRPDSALRRRGPKRTAVLAAGALLGALSITAVPTTATAAAKLDNPYVGAKAYVNPDWSAKAAAEPGGSAVSNQPTFVWLDRMAAIQGTADARGLKAHLDAAKAQGANLVQLVIYDLPGRDCAALASNGELGPDDLATYQSDYIDPIAAILADPAYASLRIVNLIEPDSLPNLVTNAGGTAGSTPQCATMKANGNYEKGVGYALHKLGALPNAYNYIDAGHHGWLGWDSNLTPSAQEFKKAATTNGATVNDVTGFIVNTANYSATKEPYVKVTDTVNGQTVRQSKWIDWNQYDDESSYAQGLRTALVAQGFDSGIGMLIDTSRNGWGGSGRPTGPGPTTSVDAYVDGGRIDRRIHAGNWCNQSGAGLGERPATAPDTGIDAYVWAKPPGESDGASQALDNDEGKGFDRMCDPTYTGNGRNGNNLTGALANSPLAGHWFSAQFRQLLANANPPVSGSGGGGGDTQAPTVPGGLAVASTTSTSATLSWSASTDNTAVTGYDVYRDGTKVGSATTTSYTDTGLSASTTYAYTVKAKDAAGNVSASSTAASATTKASGGGGGTPGVKAQYKNNDSSATDNGIRPGLKLVNGGSTAVDLSKVTIRYWFTGESSSAGYQTFCDWAQLGCSTVKTSVSGVSPSRTGADHYLEVGFTSGSLAAGADSGDLQLRLAKSDWSNFDESNDYSRGANSSYADAAKVTVYVAGTLVWGTEP, from the coding sequence ATGCCCTCCCGTAGACCTGACTCCGCCCTGCGTCGAAGGGGCCCGAAGCGGACCGCCGTTCTGGCCGCAGGCGCCCTCCTCGGAGCCCTGTCCATCACCGCCGTCCCGACCACCGCGACCGCGGCCGCCAAACTCGACAACCCCTACGTCGGCGCGAAGGCGTACGTGAACCCCGACTGGTCGGCCAAGGCCGCGGCCGAGCCGGGCGGTTCGGCCGTCTCCAACCAGCCGACCTTCGTCTGGCTGGACCGGATGGCGGCGATCCAGGGCACCGCCGACGCCCGTGGTCTCAAGGCGCACCTGGACGCGGCCAAGGCCCAGGGCGCCAACCTCGTCCAACTGGTCATCTACGACCTGCCGGGCCGGGACTGCGCGGCGCTCGCCTCCAACGGCGAACTCGGCCCGGACGATCTGGCCACCTATCAGAGCGACTACATCGACCCGATCGCCGCGATCCTCGCCGACCCCGCGTACGCGAGCCTGCGGATCGTCAACCTGATCGAGCCCGACTCGCTGCCCAACCTCGTGACCAACGCGGGAGGCACCGCCGGCTCCACGCCCCAGTGCGCCACCATGAAGGCCAACGGCAACTACGAGAAGGGCGTCGGCTACGCCCTGCACAAGCTCGGCGCTCTGCCCAACGCCTACAACTACATCGACGCCGGTCACCACGGCTGGCTCGGCTGGGACAGCAACCTCACGCCGTCGGCGCAGGAGTTCAAGAAGGCCGCCACCACCAACGGCGCCACCGTGAACGACGTGACGGGCTTCATCGTCAACACCGCCAACTACTCGGCCACCAAGGAGCCGTACGTCAAGGTGACGGACACGGTGAACGGGCAGACGGTGCGCCAGTCCAAGTGGATCGACTGGAACCAGTACGACGACGAGAGCTCGTACGCGCAGGGTCTGCGGACCGCGCTCGTCGCGCAGGGCTTCGACTCCGGTATCGGCATGCTCATCGACACCTCGCGCAACGGCTGGGGTGGTTCGGGCCGGCCGACCGGTCCCGGCCCGACGACGAGTGTCGACGCCTACGTGGACGGCGGTCGCATCGACCGGCGCATCCACGCGGGCAACTGGTGCAACCAGAGCGGCGCGGGGCTCGGCGAGCGCCCGGCGACCGCGCCCGACACCGGGATCGACGCCTATGTGTGGGCCAAGCCGCCGGGTGAGTCGGACGGGGCGAGCCAGGCCCTCGACAACGACGAGGGCAAGGGCTTCGACCGGATGTGCGATCCCACGTACACCGGGAACGGGCGGAACGGGAACAACCTCACGGGAGCGCTGGCCAACTCCCCGCTCGCCGGGCACTGGTTCTCCGCCCAGTTCCGCCAGCTGCTCGCGAACGCCAACCCGCCGGTGAGCGGATCGGGCGGCGGTGGCGGTGACACGCAGGCCCCGACCGTGCCCGGCGGTCTCGCGGTCGCATCCACGACGAGCACCAGCGCCACCCTGAGCTGGAGCGCCTCGACGGACAACACCGCCGTCACCGGATACGACGTCTACCGCGACGGCACCAAGGTCGGCAGCGCCACCACCACGTCCTACACCGACACCGGGCTGTCCGCCTCCACCACGTACGCGTACACCGTCAAGGCCAAGGACGCGGCCGGCAATGTCTCGGCCTCGTCCACGGCGGCGTCCGCCACCACCAAGGCGTCGGGCGGCGGTGGAGGCACACCGGGCGTCAAGGCGCAGTACAAGAACAACGACTCCTCCGCCACCGACAACGGGATCAGGCCCGGTCTCAAGCTCGTCAACGGCGGTTCCACCGCGGTCGATCTGTCCAAGGTGACCATCCGCTACTGGTTCACCGGGGAGTCCTCCTCCGCCGGATACCAGACGTTCTGCGACTGGGCACAGCTCGGCTGCTCGACGGTGAAGACCTCGGTGAGCGGCGTCTCCCCGAGCCGCACGGGTGCGGACCACTACCTGGAGGTGGGCTTCACCTCCGGTTCGCTCGCCGCCGGTGCCGACAGTGGTGACCTCCAGTTGCGCCTGGCCAAGTCGGACTGGTCGAACTTCGACGAGTCGAACGACTACAGCCGCGGCGCCAACAGCTCCTACGCGGACGCGGCGAAGGTGACCGTGTACGTGGCGGGCACCCTCGTCTGGGGTACCGAGCCGTAG
- a CDS encoding GntR family transcriptional regulator, whose product MVFEGLSRGSLPGPARPEPRRDRVYEALLELISSQALPPGRHLIEDELARHLGVSRQPVREALQRLNSEGWVDLRPAKGAFVHTPTEDETDQLFGVRALLETEAARLAAVGSSAAAGLDRLDHLCAAGEAAVAADDVEAAVDANATFHACVRELAGNTVLAELAVHVERRVRRYYTPIVHQAWAEHRELIAAIAHGDGTRAERVMRAHTVDARTRFPPRTPG is encoded by the coding sequence ATGGTGTTCGAGGGGCTGTCCCGAGGATCACTGCCCGGGCCGGCGCGCCCGGAGCCGCGGCGCGACCGCGTGTACGAGGCCTTGCTGGAACTGATCAGCTCGCAGGCGCTGCCTCCCGGCCGACACCTGATCGAGGACGAACTCGCCCGCCACCTGGGTGTCTCACGACAGCCGGTGCGCGAGGCTCTCCAGCGCCTCAACTCCGAGGGCTGGGTCGATCTCCGGCCGGCCAAGGGGGCGTTCGTCCACACGCCGACCGAGGACGAGACCGACCAGCTCTTCGGCGTCCGCGCGCTGTTGGAGACGGAGGCCGCGCGGTTGGCCGCTGTCGGCTCGTCCGCCGCCGCCGGCTTGGACCGACTCGACCATCTGTGTGCCGCGGGCGAAGCGGCGGTCGCGGCGGACGACGTGGAAGCCGCGGTCGACGCCAACGCCACATTCCACGCCTGTGTGCGGGAGTTGGCGGGGAACACCGTGCTGGCCGAACTGGCCGTCCACGTCGAACGCCGGGTCCGTCGCTACTACACCCCCATCGTCCACCAGGCCTGGGCGGAACACCGCGAGCTGATCGCCGCCATCGCCCACGGCGACGGCACTCGCGCCGAAAGGGTGATGCGCGCCCATACGGTCGACGCCAGGACACGCTTCCCCCCGCGGACGCCCGGATGA